The following are encoded in a window of Paraburkholderia sp. HP33-1 genomic DNA:
- a CDS encoding DUF3857 domain-containing transglutaminase family protein: MGNIVVTLARTSIVGSGLVRRARCAALLAALCAASAIAFPLCCAADERAPSTIERDVHLFVIQKDGSIEEHDDTVMRADTASGIDDIAQRYVWFNKDIEQVQLLAAETIDPDGTTHAVGPEAIRDVDEPRSAGAPSFEDGVLRTVIFPSVQTGSRVHLAFRKTRAKALQAGTFAYLVEPSLDPVDEQRLIFDLPADVPLYADARGYVALPPVTGNGRTRYEFDYQHGPYARLEAGAVGYANWGDRLMVSTVPDFASFAARYRGPADNDATRDDPAIVALARQLTAGLTDPRDKARALYDWMRLNIRYVALFLGETAAIPHKAADILRNRYGDCKDHVALYGALLAAAGIRSEPVLLNLGPYYTLPEVPGYGASAINHAIIWIPELAQFADTSAGGTEFGYLPGSVMDRPVLLVDDGVLASTPATQRRERNARVQIDIDENGTAHYAYRVEDAGFPAELERNRFRRSTRQGAQQLAASRLLQTGLHGTAQLQTEDVTATTGPFAASMEGSVPHLIWPDGTTAVPALTSLAGGMNSQVEAWLAEPVRTQPWTCIGGEFDETLEMNLPRFARVTDLPADSMVEDPLLSFASRYVFDPQTRTLQVSRHLRAAFGHQMCTANEFAVIHDDLVRIERDLDAEVVVRSASVR, from the coding sequence TTGGGGAACATTGTCGTCACGTTGGCGCGCACGTCGATCGTAGGGAGCGGGCTCGTGCGACGCGCGCGCTGCGCCGCGTTGCTTGCCGCGCTATGCGCCGCAAGCGCCATCGCCTTTCCCCTTTGCTGCGCCGCCGACGAGCGCGCCCCTTCGACGATCGAGCGCGACGTCCACCTGTTCGTGATCCAGAAAGACGGTTCGATCGAAGAACACGACGACACCGTGATGCGCGCGGACACGGCCAGCGGCATCGACGATATCGCGCAACGCTACGTGTGGTTCAACAAGGATATCGAGCAGGTGCAACTGCTGGCCGCCGAAACCATCGACCCCGACGGCACCACGCATGCCGTCGGCCCCGAGGCGATCCGCGACGTAGATGAGCCGCGCTCGGCCGGCGCGCCGAGCTTCGAGGACGGCGTGCTGCGCACCGTGATCTTCCCCAGCGTTCAGACCGGCTCGCGCGTGCATCTCGCGTTTCGCAAGACGCGCGCGAAGGCGCTGCAGGCGGGCACCTTCGCGTATCTGGTCGAACCGTCGCTCGATCCGGTCGACGAGCAGCGTCTGATCTTCGATCTGCCCGCCGACGTGCCGCTCTATGCGGACGCGCGCGGCTACGTCGCGCTGCCGCCCGTTACCGGGAACGGCCGCACCCGCTACGAGTTCGACTATCAGCACGGCCCGTATGCGCGGCTCGAAGCGGGCGCGGTCGGCTATGCGAACTGGGGCGACCGCCTGATGGTCTCGACGGTGCCGGACTTCGCGAGCTTCGCCGCGCGCTATCGCGGTCCCGCCGACAACGACGCGACCCGCGACGATCCCGCGATCGTCGCGCTGGCGCGGCAACTGACGGCAGGTCTCACCGATCCTCGCGACAAAGCCCGCGCGCTCTACGACTGGATGCGGCTGAACATCCGCTACGTCGCGCTGTTTCTCGGCGAGACGGCGGCGATTCCGCACAAGGCTGCCGACATCCTGCGCAACCGCTATGGCGACTGCAAGGACCACGTCGCGCTATACGGCGCGCTGCTCGCGGCGGCCGGTATTCGCAGCGAACCCGTGCTGCTCAATCTCGGCCCGTACTACACGCTGCCCGAGGTGCCCGGCTACGGCGCGAGCGCGATCAATCACGCGATCATCTGGATTCCTGAACTGGCGCAATTCGCGGACACGTCGGCGGGCGGCACCGAGTTCGGCTATCTGCCGGGCAGCGTGATGGACCGGCCGGTGCTGCTCGTCGACGACGGCGTGCTCGCCAGCACGCCGGCCACGCAACGGCGCGAACGCAACGCGCGCGTGCAGATCGACATCGACGAGAACGGCACCGCGCACTACGCGTACCGCGTCGAGGATGCGGGCTTTCCGGCGGAGCTGGAGCGCAACAGGTTCCGGCGCTCGACGCGCCAGGGCGCGCAGCAGCTTGCCGCGAGCCGTCTGCTGCAAACGGGCCTGCACGGCACCGCGCAGCTACAGACCGAAGACGTCACGGCGACCACCGGACCGTTCGCCGCCTCGATGGAGGGCAGCGTGCCGCACCTGATCTGGCCGGATGGCACGACCGCGGTGCCGGCGCTGACGAGCCTCGCCGGCGGCATGAACTCGCAGGTCGAGGCGTGGCTGGCGGAGCCCGTCAGAACGCAGCCGTGGACCTGCATCGGCGGGGAGTTCGATGAAACCCTGGAAATGAACTTGCCGCGCTTTGCGCGCGTGACGGACCTGCCTGCCGACAGCATGGTTGAGGACCCGCTGCTCTCGTTTGCGTCGCGCTACGTCTTCGATCCGCAGACACGCACCTTGCAGGTCAGCCGGCACCTGCGCGCCGCGTTCGGGCATCAG